ACATCATTATCTCTATATAAATATAAGTATAAACTATCCATAATCAGTCTTtctatattttttcaattttaacacTTATTACTTTTCTGTTAAATTtctattcttttaaaattttaacactctcattaaaattatttttattttaatcattccTCCATTAAATCAAATAGAATATTGATTGTACCAATATATGTGCAACTTTTTTTAAATCCAGTCCTCTACAACTTTTTCCTTGAGTAAACTTAGTGGGATGATCCAATGCAGTGTTTGTCCTTTAATTTTTCTAATGTGAGATGGTACATGGTTGATTGGTGGCTTCCTCAACTGTAAGTTAAACGTGGATAGCACTTCAAAAGAGTAGTTGGGTTTGGAGGGGTTCTAAGGAACAATAAAAGTGAGATTTTGGTACTCCTTTTATGTCCAATACCTATTTCGGATAATGAAATCGTTTATGCTGTAAAATATGTATTGATAATGTTCAATATGGTTTTCTTATTTCACCAAATATGGTCATCGACTTAGACTCCACAGTTGTCTTGTTTCTAGTCTAAAATAAACACAAAAGACTATCATTTTCGAAAGTCTTTAACATTGCTGATTGGTGTGTATATCTTATTAGCGATGTTTCCTATTGCTAAGTTTTAAAGGTTGCTAATGGTTTCAGGATGCACTTGCTAAAGTTGGTGTGAATAGCCCATCAATATTTGAAGCCAATGGTGAGTCCGTGTTCAAACTTTATGTGTTTTATTGTACTCGAGGACTCTTTTGAGTGATGTTTCATACGTTGTCCCTTTGAGATGGTTATTTTGCTTTTGATTTTTAGGACGaaagtagtttaatttttatttttaaccatTTCTTTCTCCTAATTAGACTTTGTATTCTAATTTTCAATTAACGAAAATGTTCCTCtgttgagattttttttttttaaattttgtgcaAAAATAAATGTGTTGAGGCAAGTTTTTGAAGTAGCCTACTAAGTGCCAACCAGACATGGCCACTTCCGTCATTACTTACTTACCATATTTGGAGTTgacaatttattaaaataatgaacTTTAAATGGTATTAATATCTTGGATATATGCAAGCTAAACTTTGAAGACCAATAATTTTTAAGCAATTTTTCTTCATGCTTGGATTGATTCAAATCAAGCAATTGAATCCTTTAGATTGTGGAGAACGATTCAAGATTGCATTGAAGATACCATTGAAGAATGAATCTCCAACAGTCCAAATTACATtagtttttattaatatattgtaTTTTGCTATTTTATAGATAAGGAGTTGGATTGTAATAGATGTCCATGTTAGCAAGTCTCTAAAGCTTCTATATATTGAGAGGCTTGTGTAGACTTTATACAAAGTGGAGAGAACACTTTATTGTTCACAAAAGAACATATTTTTGTGAGAGCATTTGAGAGTAAACAATTTGAGTTTATAGCCTAAATTTTGAAGGAGAGGATTTAGATATAAGTGATCTAATCTTTAGGAACAAAAGTGAGGTTCTTATCTCAGGCAGTGTTAGAACATGATTCACTGAGTTAGGCTCTGCAGATATAGAGAAACCGAACTATATAAACACAAAAGGCCATACCATTTTTTTGATGTCTTCAACACTAATTGGCTTGTATATATTATCAGTGATGTTTCCTTTTGCAAAGTTTTAAAATACGCAGATTAATTTCCCTACATCTACGAAGTCTAGTCCAGTAAGAAATATTTACTATCTTCAACACTTGCAACAAATGATCCTAAATCTATTGCACACCTGTGAAAATTTTATTACCTTTGCACCTTGAAGATCAATACTCTCACCACTAAATTCATCCCCGTGAACTCAAGTAAACACAACACAAGCAATTTTACTATCAAAATGCCCTTACAAAGTAAAGTTCCTTGCTAGAACAGATTAAATGTTAAATCTCTCAATACATTAATTTATACAAGTCTCTTAATTATGTGAAAATATTTCGAAAATTTCTAACATAAGAAGATCTATATCAATCCTTATAAAACAACAATGAAAGAAGCCTAATACAATAGAATACTAGTAAATAATGTAAACATGGACTCTTGGCAGCTAAGAATACAAAGTTTCAATCCAATCCAATATTCACGACCCAATGGATTGGATAAAAGTGATCTGATCCGATCCAATTCTCCGAATATATTTCCCTAAATGATATGATCTTAATCAATAAAACTAAATATCATCCACATAATTAGCACAATtcataaacatgattaaataAATTGCTAGCATCATAAATATAGAAATTGCCTTAACTTGTTTCAGTGATCCAAGGAGTGAGCACTCCCTCTTACACTCAATCAACCTTTCCATATTTTTCAACAAACGATGTTCAAATGAAATGTTTGTTTTGAGTTGTAATAATTTAAATCTTGTGATGTTCTTTTTCTTAGGAAAAAAAAATCGAAATTGGTATCTAAAACTTTACATTTTTAGAATATGTAAGAAAACatgaaaacataaaataaaataaaaagttaatgtGTGAGTATAGGAAAACACTATTGCAACTAAAAAAATTTCCTTTATAAATTCAACTTTTAAAACTGTAGTATACAGTTATTATTATagccaaattttcaaaattacaaaaaGAAGGAAAGCTACAGCAGAAAATAATAGAACAATACACCAATTTGTGCAATCAATAATTTAGAATCACTTGGACAATTTGATATTTTTTAATGGCATATTACAAGCTCCTTTGACTTTGGCTACAGCTATTTAGTTTATTGAGAGAAAttgcaataaattttaaatagtaattaaataattttcaataaaagaaaaaagttataaattttattctaatatcTGTTTTATcctaatattttctaatattacaattttttttcattttttaaggcTAAAGTGCAACTTTagcatatataaataatataataatttttaaggaAATTAATacgcaaatttttattttgaggcCCCTACCTGCCCCTTTGCATTCTCCTCTACAAGCTACACATAGGATTTATGCACTTCATATAATAAAAATCAAAACCAAATGATTGTTTTACCTAATTTTCCAAAGGATTGTATTCTTTTACCATCAAAATCTCCCCGCATAACTTTTGCGGCACTTGGTCTAATTCTTTACCTTCCTGCCACGCCTGCCCTACCAAAACACCAGGTCCTATATGCCGGATGTATATCACAACCTCATCACTGAACGGATATGGATGTTTCACTGCAAAACTACAATTATGTTACTaatgttttcttttttaaaaaggcATAAGGATATATTTAACCTTTATAGTttacatttttttaatttgatcattattatttttagttaaatttgacttttaaccttttaaaaattcAAACTTGACCATCAACTTTTCAAAAAGAATCGAATTGTTGTTTAATGAAAATGTTAACTCAAACATTATTTTTAAACATAATAGGTCACATGAAAATAACGAGTACTTCAtgctaattttttgaatttttatgatttCTTTTTTGTACTTTTTTTATCTTTGAATATTTTTCTCATATCAACATTAAGTACAAGTGAACTAGCTCATAGGGTTCTCAtgctaaaattgttaaaaaattaatgttttaaacaaCATTTCCATTAAAAAACTGATTTGGCTCTTCTTAAATGGTTGAGGATCAAATCTAACTCAAAAAAATATATACGGGTAAAATTAACAAAAGATGTAATATTGAATACTAAATTATCATTATACCTCATAATTagcaattattaataaattaataacttcACCTGGCTTTGGGAAGCCACTTGGAAATTCATCGAGATCGAAGAGGCCATCCCCGAACTCATATGCCAAATCACAGGGTTGTTCAGTTGACATTACTTCTTTCATTTCAGTCACCTCAAAATACAAGGGACATAACTGATTTGCAAACTGAGCCACAATTGATCCACCTAAGAAAAAATagtaaaaagagaaaaaaagaaaattttacttGACTGAATTCAAATTTAAAGATGCATTGCTAGAAATTTGTGTATCAATAGTAGCCAATTGAAACGATGGACTAAACCAACCAATAAGTacttatcttttttttttgtccttGTTAGTACCTTTATTTAAATATCAAAAAGCACATGAAGCACATTTGAGTATGCAAACTAAAATTTCTTCAATGTAATGGCAATGGCATCATGGATCAAGAAATTCTATTTCATTATTTCTCCTTATttaacaaaatgatttttttctaACCATTTAGAGATAACCATTAATTAACCAAACTCTCCCAGGTATAAGCTTTCATTAGGTAGTAATTTCCCTTCTATTATCATTAATTTGAGTTAGTTGCTTAGCTCTTGCAAATTGGCTGTGAAACAGAGTAGAAAGCAAACAACAATTTTATTTGTGTTCTACTTTAATGTCCCATATCTGACATTGTATCTACTTCTATTTCTAAATAAATGGTCAAGTATTCACTAAAATTAGTTCAACCATAGCCATCAACCGTCAAAGCATCAATCAAGTAAAGAATCTAATCCAGTCTTCATCATCTTCcttgaaataataataacaagaaccTTTGTAGCTGAGGGTGAAATTACTAATATGAAATGGCTTATACACTAGATTAACCCTGCTAATCAACCCAAACTAGAGCATATGCCAGCAGAGATGAACATACTTACTGGAAAAACGGCCATATGTCTTCCCATTATTGCCATAAAATATAGTCTGAGAAGAGAATCAGCCAACTCAAATAGTTAATTACAAAGGGAGAGTATAAAAAATATGAGGAAAAAAGAATGACTAGCTTCATCATATTAATGTAGAACTAACCTTCTTGAAGAATTTCAACCAAGCAATAAGAAATGGACCTAGTAGAGAGAAGCACATTATTAAATCTTTCGAAACTAACCTACAgttaacatttatttatttttaacaaagaaagaagagaagTTCACAAGAATATCCAGCACACAACAGAAACAACATATATGCACATTATTAGAGGCAGCAAACAACATGTAAACTCTAAATATTGAAAATTTCTAAGCTTAATCTCAGAAAATACAATGCAAAGGTATTAAGTGATACCAATTGCCAAGTTGTTGGCAATAACTCAAATAAATTACCTCCACTGGTTCTGCAGTTATAGACATGAAACGGAATTGCAGTGTCTTTATTAAAACGAATGTTGGAATCAGTTTTCTTGACAAACTTTGGGTCATGGTATCGTGTGCCAGCTATCTCCCAAGCTATTGAAATAAGCCTGCATCGCATACTCATAAATGTAGAATTGATTTCGGGAAGCACTTGAATTAAACTAATTTTACAGTTTTCTACTTGTTTCAGTATCCTATCTCCCAATGTAATGCATCTTTTAGTTATGCAGGCTTAGAAATGCAACAACGGTATGCGTTTAGCATTATTTCTGACTGCccaaaagtactttttgacagAAAAAGCAATGTTAAACAAAGGATTTTTGTCATCCAGAACATTGAAAGTGCGTTTGAAACCAAAGCAAGAAGCTGTCTCTTAGATGCTTTTCAAAAGCAATTTTTAACCACAATAATAATGCTAAACTAGAATCAATGCTAAATAAGGCACTTTTGGGTAAAAATACCATGGAGACCCTTGTACTGGAGTCGGATTGCATTTTACCCCCTCTACtacaaaaatggacaaattagttTCTGTATGttagataaaaaaaattgatccttctgttaaaaatttcattcatttctattattaaaaaccAATTCATCTACATCAGAATAAAGTATACGAGGCATGCCATGTGTCACTATGTCTAGTTATTTTGTTAACCATGCCAATTTTTATCGGTacaaatggatggaatttttaataaaaatgactaatttgctctttgatctaatgtataggggactatttgcccatttttttagtagaggggACAAAATGCAATCTACCTACCAGTACAAGGgcttccatgatacttttaccaacACTTTTGCCATCCAATTATAAAACCAAACATTCAGCCACAACAACAATGTTATACTAGAAGCAATGCTAAATAAAACACTTTTTCCATCCAATTATAGAACCAAACAAAGAAGCCGCGTGTTAGGTGCTTTCCAAAAATACTTTTCAAGTATGCTCAAGTAGAAGCAAGGCAATAGAACCAAACAATGAAGCTAGATGCTAtgtgcttttcaaaagcacttttcaacTGATATTAAAGGTAAAAAGACCTCTCCAGTCActatcaatttcaaaattgaacAAATTGGTCCCTCTCAAAAAACAATCAAAGCAATTTAATCCTCGTCAATTTCGAAAGTGTGCAACTAATGTCAATTAATTTCGGATTTGATGTTTTCCATCAATCGTACTTGATTATAATTGGTATAATAATTTTAGCCCTCAAAGattacatattctatcaatttggtctTAATTTAACAAACTTATCCCGCAACATATGTGTAAATGTTGAgattgaatttattgaattttttaaaattaaggctaaaatggaaaaatatgtAATCATCCGAGgcaaaatttgttattatatcaatcaaaatatatacaattgaCAGAAAACACACAGTCATTAATTGTCCTTAGTTGCTCCCCTTCAAAAAATTAACAGCTATTAAATtgcttcaatttctttgacaggAATCAATTTGCACAATTTTGAAATTGGGAGGGACTGGAGAGGTCTTTTTACCAATATTAAACTAGGGAAGAAAAGAAACCTCGGATTAAGTAATTGCAGCAATCGATGACGTCTTTCCTCTGGTATGTCTTCAATTTTTTTCCTGAAGAAGAAGAGAACATGATTTCCATTACAAATCCTATAATATAActaaagaaacaaacaaaaaGCAAGAAAAATGTAAAATGAGAAAAGCTAAACCAGAGATAGGCAGCTGGATTATAAGAACCAGGATCCAAAGGAATCAAATAGTTAGGAGGATCAAGAAACGTAACGACATCCATTTCTTCCAAGTAAGGTTCAAACGACGTCGTCTCCGAAGCTCCATTCACCCCTGCTCTAGCTCCAACTGAAATCTTCCTTCCACCGCAAAATCTTAGACCTGAAATTCAGAAATCACAAAACTACACTAAAACACAGTACCAGCTTGCATGATTTTAGTAATATTAAATGGAATCGAAACTGACCTGGAAACGAGGATAGGCGAAGAGCCGGCGGTGAGTGTGAAGATGAGCTGATTGAAATCAGGCATCCGCCGCTTGGTCTC
The Gossypium arboreum isolate Shixiya-1 chromosome 10, ASM2569848v2, whole genome shotgun sequence genome window above contains:
- the LOC108457772 gene encoding uncharacterized protein LOC108457772, whose translation is MRVSIGSYNTPLSFVTPICSRPSGGCLISISSSSHSPPALRLSSFPGLRFCGGRKISVGARAGVNGASETTSFEPYLEEMDVVTFLDPPNYLIPLDPGSYNPAAYLWKKIEDIPEERRHRLLQLLNPRLISIAWEIAGTRYHDPKFVKKTDSNIRFNKDTAIPFHVYNCRTSGGPFLIAWLKFFKKTIFYGNNGKTYGRFSSGSIVAQFANQLCPLYFEVTEMKEVMSTEQPCDLAYEFGDGLFDLDEFPSGFPKPVKHPYPFSDEVVIYIRHIGPGVLVGQAWQEGKELDQVPQKLCGEILMVKEYNPLEN